A single genomic interval of Sphingobium sp. EM0848 harbors:
- a CDS encoding SDR family NAD(P)-dependent oxidoreductase, translating to MSRTVLLTGGGRGLGRVMAHALARDGHSLLLSSRSEDTLIATAAECRALGVAKVDYVLADLAVAGEAERLADVALDRFGTIDILVNNAGIAINEVSKDYLTNPYRFWRSDRTIIERYLAINTVAPMILAIRLVDQMKARGWGRIVANTTSLDTMLRSSLYGASKSGLEAETAIMANDLAGSGVTANVLVPGGGCGSRMTDEMGLPRKAVLPPEIMGPPMAFLASDASDGINGRRIQARLWDAALPPLEAMEQAGDVIAWTGCGIQGVQPAATKLSAPGRY from the coding sequence ATGAGCCGCACAGTTCTACTAACCGGCGGCGGCCGGGGACTGGGGCGCGTCATGGCCCATGCGCTGGCGAGGGATGGGCACAGCCTGCTCCTCTCCTCCCGCAGCGAAGATACGCTGATCGCGACCGCTGCCGAATGCCGCGCATTGGGCGTGGCGAAGGTTGATTATGTCCTTGCCGACCTCGCCGTGGCGGGGGAGGCGGAACGGCTGGCCGATGTCGCGCTCGACCGTTTCGGCACGATTGACATTCTCGTCAACAATGCCGGCATCGCGATCAACGAGGTGTCGAAGGACTATCTCACCAATCCCTATCGCTTCTGGCGGTCGGACCGGACGATCATCGAGCGCTATCTGGCGATCAACACGGTGGCGCCCATGATCCTCGCGATCCGGCTGGTGGATCAGATGAAAGCGCGCGGTTGGGGTCGGATCGTTGCGAACACGACCAGCCTCGATACGATGCTGCGCAGCTCGCTCTACGGCGCGTCCAAATCGGGGCTGGAGGCAGAAACGGCGATCATGGCCAATGACCTTGCGGGCAGCGGCGTGACCGCCAATGTCCTGGTTCCCGGCGGCGGCTGCGGGTCGCGGATGACCGATGAAATGGGCTTACCCCGGAAGGCGGTGCTGCCGCCGGAGATTATGGGGCCGCCCATGGCGTTCCTCGCCTCGGATGCGTCCGACGGGATCAACGGCCGCCGCATTCAGGCGCGGCTCTGGGATGCGGCCCTGCCGCCGCTCGAAGCGATGGAACAGGCCGGCGACGTCATTGCCTGGACCGGCTGCGGTATCCAGGGCGTCCAGCCCGCCGCCACGAAGCTGAGCGCACCCGGCCGTTATTGA
- a CDS encoding indolepyruvate ferredoxin oxidoreductase family protein encodes MTKTAAVRLDDKYTQDEGRIYISSNQALVRLPMMQRQRDLAAGLNTAGYITGYRGSPLGIYDSNLWAASALLKENHIRFQPGVNEELALTSIRGTQWLHYYNQAKYDGIFAIWYAKNLGVDRGFEVMRQANLEGSAKHGGVLVIGGDDTGGKSTVTATSSDPVWKAALMPILYPANTQEYLDYGLLGWGLSRFAGVYTAFKVVTDTIERTSTVDVDPARSLPVLPDFDMPPGGVNKIKGDIMPLPIERRLVEYKLPAAQAFARANGFDKIIFDSDRRELGIVTAGKPYLDVREALNELGIDENRARALGIRLYKLGMTFPIEPEGTTAFARRHREVLVVEEKSAFIEEQLISLLYAMRADERPGITGKADPSGARLIPDFGETTVHLVIDVLIARIEALGIADEALKERITRIREAKSKVHAIKPTGLMRTAFFCSGCPHNTSTRTVDGSLTFAGVGCHGLSAMFMPDRPTEWSAQMGGEGMLWAGLHPFIDVPHAFQNIGDGTYFHSGLLAIRAAVASGAKMTYKLLYNDAVAMTGGQPVDGTLTVESMANQVYWEGVKPIVIVTDEPDKYPAGIRWPEGTTIRHRRELEEVQREMQQMPGVSAIIYDQTCAAEKRRRRKRGKFPNPPKRVFINQEVCEGCGDCSKKSNCVSVQPVDTEFGRKRKIDQSQCNKDFSCQDGFCPSFVSVLGGEPRKFGAAFRDEELVSVFGVIPAPAKARHDDVYNILLTGIGGTGVLTVAAIAGMAAHLDNKGASVMDMTGMAQKGGGVLSHIRIAPSPEQLHAPRLWNQSADLVIGCDMVVTTSPATLDMVAPDTQIIVNTEVVPTAQFQSNNAINFGPEKQLEVLRSVVGDHVEGIDATQIATKLMGDSITTNMFMLGYAVQKGFVPLSIASIEEAIKLNGSQVKSTLQVFNWGRLAAHDPARLQDYIARTGIHSTQEPLSQDLDSLLARRIQHLTDYQNAAYAQGYADFVARVRAAETAAGLGGDLKVTTAVARTLSKLMSYKDEYEVARLYSAPEFRERLEQSFEGDYKLKVQLAPPLIARPAKPGGEPKKIEFGPWIFTGFKLLAKMKGLRGGAFDIFGKTAERRMERRLITDYRTLIEGLLPRLSPGSQAQIAAIAELPDMVKGYGHVKDANVALYEAEIAKQVAALDAPVAAAA; translated from the coding sequence ATGACAAAGACTGCTGCCGTCCGTCTCGACGACAAATATACGCAGGATGAAGGGAGGATCTACATCTCCTCCAACCAGGCGCTGGTGCGCCTGCCGATGATGCAGCGCCAGCGCGATCTGGCGGCGGGGCTGAACACGGCAGGCTATATCACCGGTTATCGTGGTTCGCCGCTCGGCATTTACGACAGCAATCTCTGGGCCGCCTCCGCGTTGCTCAAGGAAAATCATATCCGCTTCCAGCCCGGCGTGAACGAGGAACTGGCGCTGACCTCGATCCGCGGTACCCAATGGCTGCATTATTATAACCAGGCCAAATATGATGGCATCTTCGCCATCTGGTATGCAAAGAATCTGGGCGTCGACCGCGGCTTTGAGGTGATGCGCCAGGCCAATCTGGAGGGCAGCGCCAAGCATGGCGGCGTGCTGGTCATCGGCGGCGATGACACAGGCGGGAAGTCCACCGTCACCGCCACCTCCTCCGACCCGGTGTGGAAGGCGGCGCTGATGCCCATCCTCTACCCGGCGAATACGCAGGAATATCTGGACTATGGTCTGCTTGGCTGGGGCCTGTCGCGCTTCGCGGGTGTCTATACCGCCTTCAAGGTCGTGACCGACACGATCGAGCGGACCTCAACTGTCGATGTCGATCCTGCCCGCTCGCTGCCGGTCCTGCCCGATTTCGACATGCCTCCCGGCGGCGTCAACAAGATCAAGGGCGATATCATGCCGCTGCCTATCGAGCGGCGCCTGGTGGAATATAAGCTGCCCGCCGCGCAGGCATTTGCCCGCGCCAATGGTTTCGACAAGATCATTTTCGATAGCGACCGGCGCGAACTGGGCATCGTCACGGCGGGTAAGCCTTATCTCGACGTGCGCGAGGCACTGAACGAACTGGGTATTGATGAAAACCGGGCGCGGGCGCTTGGCATCCGCCTCTACAAGCTCGGCATGACTTTCCCGATCGAGCCGGAGGGCACGACCGCCTTCGCTCGCCGCCATCGCGAGGTGCTGGTGGTCGAGGAAAAGAGCGCCTTCATCGAGGAGCAGCTGATATCGCTGCTCTATGCGATGCGGGCGGATGAACGTCCCGGAATCACCGGCAAAGCCGACCCCAGCGGCGCGCGGCTGATCCCCGATTTCGGCGAAACCACGGTCCATCTTGTCATCGATGTGCTGATCGCTCGCATTGAGGCGCTGGGCATTGCCGACGAGGCACTGAAGGAGCGCATCACCCGCATCCGCGAGGCCAAGTCGAAAGTGCACGCCATCAAGCCGACCGGCCTGATGCGCACCGCCTTCTTCTGCTCCGGTTGCCCGCATAACACCTCGACCCGCACGGTGGATGGTAGCCTGACCTTCGCGGGCGTCGGTTGCCATGGCCTTTCCGCCATGTTCATGCCGGATCGTCCCACCGAATGGTCGGCGCAGATGGGCGGGGAGGGGATGCTCTGGGCGGGGCTGCACCCCTTCATCGACGTGCCGCACGCCTTCCAGAATATCGGGGACGGCACCTATTTCCATTCAGGGCTTCTGGCCATCCGCGCCGCCGTCGCGAGCGGGGCGAAGATGACCTACAAGCTGCTGTACAATGACGCGGTCGCCATGACCGGCGGTCAGCCGGTGGACGGCACGCTGACAGTCGAATCCATGGCGAACCAGGTCTATTGGGAGGGTGTGAAGCCCATCGTCATCGTCACGGACGAGCCGGACAAATATCCCGCCGGCATCCGCTGGCCCGAAGGCACCACCATCCGCCACCGCCGCGAACTGGAGGAGGTCCAGCGCGAGATGCAGCAGATGCCCGGCGTCTCCGCGATCATATACGACCAGACCTGCGCGGCGGAAAAGCGGCGCCGGCGCAAGCGGGGCAAATTCCCCAACCCGCCCAAGCGCGTCTTCATCAACCAGGAGGTGTGCGAAGGCTGCGGCGATTGCAGCAAGAAATCCAACTGCGTCTCGGTCCAGCCGGTCGACACCGAATTCGGCCGCAAGCGCAAGATCGACCAGTCCCAGTGCAACAAGGATTTCTCCTGCCAGGACGGCTTCTGCCCCTCCTTCGTCAGTGTGCTGGGCGGCGAACCGCGCAAGTTCGGCGCGGCCTTCCGCGATGAGGAACTGGTCAGCGTCTTCGGCGTCATCCCGGCGCCCGCTAAAGCACGGCATGACGATGTCTACAACATCCTGCTGACCGGTATTGGCGGCACCGGCGTCCTCACCGTCGCGGCGATTGCGGGCATGGCCGCGCATCTCGATAACAAGGGCGCATCGGTGATGGACATGACCGGCATGGCGCAAAAGGGTGGCGGTGTTCTCAGCCACATCCGCATCGCGCCCTCGCCCGAACAGCTGCATGCGCCGCGCCTTTGGAACCAGTCGGCAGATCTCGTCATCGGCTGCGACATGGTGGTCACCACTAGCCCCGCGACGTTGGATATGGTCGCGCCCGACACGCAGATCATCGTCAACACCGAAGTCGTGCCGACCGCGCAGTTCCAGTCGAACAACGCCATCAATTTCGGTCCGGAAAAGCAGCTCGAAGTCCTGCGCAGCGTCGTGGGCGATCATGTCGAGGGCATCGACGCCACCCAGATCGCGACCAAGCTGATGGGCGACAGCATCACCACCAACATGTTCATGCTGGGCTATGCGGTGCAGAAGGGCTTCGTGCCGCTCAGCATCGCGTCGATCGAGGAAGCGATCAAGCTCAACGGATCGCAGGTGAAATCGACGCTTCAGGTGTTCAACTGGGGGCGGTTGGCGGCCCATGATCCGGCGCGCTTGCAGGACTATATCGCCCGCACCGGCATCCATTCGACGCAGGAACCGTTGTCGCAGGATCTCGACAGCCTGCTTGCCCGTCGCATCCAGCATCTGACCGACTATCAGAATGCCGCCTATGCGCAGGGCTATGCCGATTTCGTCGCCCGCGTCCGCGCGGCGGAAACGGCGGCGGGGCTTGGCGGCGACCTCAAGGTCACGACGGCTGTGGCGCGCACTCTCTCCAAACTCATGTCCTACAAGGATGAATATGAGGTCGCCCGCCTCTACAGCGCGCCAGAGTTTCGCGAGCGGCTGGAACAGAGCTTCGAGGGCGATTATAAGCTCAAGGTCCAGCTCGCCCCGCCGCTGATCGCGCGCCCGGCCAAGCCCGGCGGCGAACCGAAGAAGATAGAGTTTGGCCCATGGATCTTCACTGGCTTCAAACTGCTGGCGAAGATGAAGGGCCTGCGCGGCGGTGCTTTTGACATTTTCGGCAAGACCGCCGAGCGCAGGATGGAGCGCCGCCTGATCACCGACTATCGCACGCTGATCGAAGGGCTGCTGCCGCGCCTCTCGCCCGGTTCGCAGGCACAGATCGCCGCCATCGCCGAACTGCCCGACATGGTGAAGGGCTATGGCCATGTGAAGGACGCCAATGTCGCGCTCTATGAGGCGGAAATCGCCAAGCAGGTCGCCGCACTGGACGCGCCGGTCGCAGCCGCCGCCTAG
- a CDS encoding amidohydrolase family protein → MVIDFHTHFIPAAFPAKPAGIAEPAWPTLRPAADGGATLFVGDSKFRDFEPLYWDVDRRIAAMDAAGVDVQVISPLPELFSYWLAPEAGLILTDAINRAGADMAARSGGRIKAMGILALQDPARAAAQVAEVAALGLSGIFLGSHVNGQSIAAECFHPVLEQAQRHNLPLFIHGIKPGGLERIEGPALMGAVVGIPYEGTMALAGFMATDIFARFPHLQIVFAHGGGMIGSVIDRMELVWRKFPGAMQSALKEPPTAYARRFWYDTVVFSPENLAYLAARFGADRIIAGSDGPTEIGQTDLPGFLAATGLSQADRKAILGGNAARLLDITT, encoded by the coding sequence ATGGTCATCGACTTTCACACCCATTTCATCCCTGCCGCTTTCCCGGCAAAGCCCGCCGGGATCGCAGAACCCGCTTGGCCGACCCTGCGCCCGGCGGCGGATGGCGGCGCGACCCTGTTCGTGGGGGATAGCAAGTTCCGCGATTTCGAACCGCTCTATTGGGATGTGGATCGGCGGATCGCCGCCATGGATGCGGCCGGTGTCGATGTACAGGTCATCTCGCCGCTGCCCGAACTTTTCTCCTATTGGCTCGCGCCGGAAGCTGGCCTGATCCTGACCGACGCGATCAACCGGGCGGGCGCGGACATGGCGGCCCGTTCGGGCGGGCGGATCAAGGCCATGGGCATCCTCGCCCTGCAAGACCCGGCGCGGGCGGCGGCACAGGTGGCAGAGGTCGCGGCGCTCGGCCTGTCGGGGATTTTCCTTGGCAGCCATGTGAACGGCCAGTCCATCGCCGCAGAATGCTTCCATCCGGTGCTGGAACAGGCGCAGCGCCACAATCTTCCCCTCTTCATCCACGGCATCAAGCCGGGCGGGCTGGAGCGGATCGAAGGTCCGGCGCTGATGGGCGCGGTGGTAGGCATCCCCTATGAAGGGACGATGGCGCTCGCCGGGTTCATGGCGACCGACATTTTCGCGCGCTTCCCCCATCTTCAGATCGTCTTCGCCCATGGCGGCGGCATGATCGGTTCGGTAATTGACCGGATGGAACTGGTCTGGCGCAAATTCCCCGGTGCCATGCAATCGGCGCTCAAGGAACCGCCGACCGCCTATGCCCGGCGTTTCTGGTACGACACGGTCGTCTTCTCGCCCGAAAATCTTGCCTATCTGGCCGCCCGCTTCGGCGCGGACCGGATCATCGCAGGCAGCGATGGTCCCACCGAAATCGGCCAGACCGACCTTCCCGGCTTCCTCGCGGCCACCGGACTATCGCAGGCCGATCGCAAAGCCATTCTCGGCGGCAATGCCGCCCGCTTGCTGGACATAACGACATGA